The Trueperaceae bacterium genome has a segment encoding these proteins:
- a CDS encoding UDP-N-acetylmuramoyl-L-alanyl-D-glutamate--2,6-diaminopimelate ligase, whose amino-acid sequence MKLGTLVKNAFGYEADLPDIDVLGVAQDSRLVKKAFVFVARTGIETDGHLFANTAAAAGAIAIMGERPGLSHLEGLPYLQVNDAQAATAQLAAALYGHPSRSLNILGVTGTDGKTTTAYLIHHLLSSTETVGLISTALICSRNDALKEEGHFTTPESPEVQRILAKFRDDGCKYAVVESSSHGFAQKRLSEINFDIGVWTNLSPEHLDFHGTFSAYREAKLELARKAKLMILNRDDDSYEVFAKNSKNSQSYGLHPESNWRIQNVIPKTTGVSFELAGPSGKGSTHLPILGVHNVANAAAAIATAVETGIPFQVALQRLETFGGVPGRMQLLQTKPFQVIVDFAHTPPSVEKLLDTFRPLTKGRLILVVGAAGQRDPTKRFPLGQVAASKADLVFFTEEDSRSEAIEVILADLAHGARSIGAIAGTDFQLEPDRRKAIAAAITEAQPGDTVILSGKGHERTLERSTETLDWDEEYEARQHL is encoded by the coding sequence TTGAAACTAGGAACTCTAGTCAAAAACGCATTCGGCTATGAAGCCGACCTTCCAGACATTGATGTTTTGGGAGTTGCGCAGGACAGCAGGCTGGTAAAGAAAGCTTTCGTTTTTGTTGCTCGCACTGGAATAGAAACGGATGGCCATCTCTTTGCCAACACAGCTGCTGCAGCTGGGGCAATAGCCATAATGGGGGAAAGACCAGGCCTATCTCATCTTGAAGGCCTACCGTATTTGCAAGTAAATGATGCTCAGGCAGCAACAGCGCAACTCGCAGCGGCGCTATACGGTCACCCGTCAAGAAGCCTAAACATTCTAGGTGTTACCGGTACCGATGGCAAAACAACAACAGCCTATCTAATCCATCACTTACTTTCATCTACTGAAACAGTTGGCCTGATCAGTACAGCCCTTATATGCAGTCGTAATGATGCACTTAAAGAGGAAGGTCATTTCACTACACCCGAATCCCCTGAGGTGCAGCGCATTCTCGCTAAGTTTCGTGACGACGGATGTAAATATGCTGTAGTCGAATCAAGCTCTCACGGGTTCGCACAAAAACGCCTATCAGAGATCAATTTCGATATCGGAGTATGGACCAACCTCAGTCCAGAACACCTCGATTTCCACGGAACGTTCAGTGCCTATCGTGAAGCTAAACTCGAGTTGGCGCGTAAGGCAAAGCTAATGATTTTAAATCGTGACGATGATAGCTATGAAGTGTTCGCTAAAAACTCAAAAAACTCCCAGAGTTACGGCTTGCATCCAGAGAGCAATTGGCGGATTCAGAATGTCATCCCGAAGACAACTGGTGTTTCATTTGAATTAGCAGGACCATCTGGAAAGGGCTCAACCCATTTACCAATATTGGGGGTTCACAATGTTGCAAACGCTGCTGCAGCCATTGCTACTGCAGTTGAAACAGGCATACCTTTCCAGGTGGCTCTTCAGCGCCTGGAAACATTCGGTGGCGTCCCAGGGCGTATGCAACTTCTCCAAACGAAACCCTTTCAGGTGATAGTTGATTTTGCTCATACCCCGCCTTCCGTGGAAAAGCTCCTTGACACGTTCCGACCGTTAACTAAAGGACGGCTCATCTTGGTTGTTGGAGCAGCGGGACAACGCGACCCTACCAAACGCTTTCCGCTAGGCCAAGTCGCCGCTAGCAAAGCTGACTTAGTCTTTTTCACGGAGGAAGACAGCCGCAGCGAAGCAATCGAAGTAATCCTAGCTGATTTAGCTCATGGCGCTAGGTCAATTGGTGCTATTGCTGGAACAGATTTCCAACTCGAACCTGATCGACGAAAAGCTATCGCAGCAGCTATAACCGAAGCCCAACCCGGAGACACCGTTATCCTCAGCGGCAAAGGACATGAACGAACCCTCGAGCGGTCTACAGAAACGTTGGATTGGGATGAGGAATACGAGGCTCGCCAACACCTATGA
- the alr gene encoding alanine racemase, translated as MPHAAIDLLSLGNNLRVLRDYLAADTKIMAAVKGNAYGHGACEIATHLESCGVEAFGVATAAEALALRHSGITANILIFSPVFEQLSELIDCNITLTVANSESVTAIAASGATRTAQVHLKVDTGMGRLGLDWQNSIQLALEIARTPSIELEGVWTHLARADEGAVEHTHQQLDLFNNVLDALEKEGLRPPLVHAANSAAIISYRNSHFNMVRPGIALYGYHSSPTIAKYEPKLKPIMSLSAPITFVKAVQAGTPISYGGLWTATTDTVIATVRCGYADGYPRGLSNLGHVQFSNRCLKVAGRVCMDQMMVDAGDSGIAVGDRVELFGPEGPDLVQLAASIGTISYELLTSISARVKRTYMSSQNKPLL; from the coding sequence ATGCCACACGCTGCTATCGATCTTCTTAGTCTTGGAAATAATCTAAGAGTACTTCGCGATTATCTTGCTGCTGATACGAAAATAATGGCCGCCGTGAAGGGTAACGCCTATGGGCATGGCGCTTGCGAAATCGCGACTCATCTTGAAAGTTGTGGGGTGGAAGCTTTCGGGGTTGCCACAGCAGCGGAGGCTCTGGCACTCCGACACTCAGGGATCACTGCCAACATCCTAATCTTCAGCCCCGTTTTCGAACAACTGTCAGAATTAATTGACTGCAACATTACCCTAACTGTGGCTAACTCTGAAAGCGTAACTGCTATTGCGGCATCAGGAGCAACTAGAACTGCCCAAGTTCATCTTAAAGTTGATACCGGAATGGGACGTCTCGGACTTGATTGGCAAAACTCCATACAACTCGCTCTTGAAATAGCTAGGACTCCCTCTATCGAGCTAGAAGGAGTCTGGACGCATTTGGCTCGCGCCGATGAGGGGGCTGTTGAGCATACGCATCAACAGCTTGATCTCTTTAACAATGTGCTCGACGCTCTTGAAAAAGAGGGGTTAAGGCCACCGCTTGTACATGCGGCCAACTCGGCAGCTATCATCTCTTACCGTAATAGCCACTTCAATATGGTGCGTCCTGGCATCGCTCTATACGGATATCACTCTAGCCCAACCATCGCCAAGTACGAACCTAAATTAAAACCAATCATGAGCCTAAGTGCACCGATAACTTTCGTCAAAGCAGTACAGGCCGGCACCCCAATTTCTTATGGGGGTTTATGGACGGCAACCACGGATACCGTTATCGCGACAGTACGTTGTGGGTACGCTGATGGGTACCCTAGGGGGTTATCTAACTTGGGACACGTGCAGTTCAGTAACAGATGCTTGAAGGTTGCAGGGAGAGTGTGCATGGACCAGATGATGGTTGATGCGGGCGATTCCGGAATTGCCGTAGGAGACCGAGTAGAGTTATTTGGTCCTGAAGGTCCTGACCTGGTGCAGTTAGCCGCGTCAATTGGTACCATCTCATACGAACTATTGACGTCAATATCAGCCCGAGTTAAGCGGACATATATGTCGTCACAAAATAAACCGTTACTGTGA
- a CDS encoding hemolysin has product MEDVPSRSRLYWKVLFFLVVIPPLLFVMAQMPEGTRGVSLGQIVLLIGLLLLSGLMSGSETALTAIGEWKVRQLREDGEDPSGAFALLEKDPTRFITTLLIGNNLVNVAATALVTQIVLSLSRTYGFSEPVAVGYATVAMTLLILVFGEITPKSIAVHNAVRFSRLVIRPVYVLSIALYPVGLFFTWIATRVLRLFRLEPSTGPLISQSELRLMLRSAQESGVIEAQEQEMIGSIIDLEETVVREVMTPRVDVVAIDEDARLDELLSLTTENGYSRVPAYNETIDDIRGIAYARDLLPFLGNPEDLVKTRVNDVMSQPQYVPETLSVMNLLRDMRLRKNHLAIVVDEFGGTSGLVTLEDIIEEITGEIYDETDTEEEDDITLFGEGKYKIQGAANLEQVAEELGLEFADDGEYDTLAGFLISEFGYIPDTGESLHYEGFRFVVQEADERRIIRIAASKDQVQPVPVRRDNAASE; this is encoded by the coding sequence ATGGAAGATGTTCCCAGTCGATCTAGACTCTATTGGAAAGTTTTATTCTTCCTGGTAGTTATACCTCCCTTACTTTTTGTTATGGCTCAGATGCCCGAAGGAACGCGGGGCGTGAGTCTTGGACAAATAGTATTGCTTATCGGATTACTTCTGTTGTCCGGGTTAATGTCTGGTTCTGAAACAGCGCTTACAGCTATTGGGGAGTGGAAGGTTCGTCAGCTCCGAGAGGATGGTGAGGATCCCTCTGGCGCGTTCGCCCTACTTGAGAAGGATCCAACACGTTTTATCACCACCCTGTTGATAGGGAATAATCTAGTAAACGTCGCAGCTACGGCACTCGTTACTCAGATTGTGTTGTCGCTTTCTAGAACTTATGGTTTCAGTGAACCCGTGGCGGTTGGTTATGCCACGGTTGCGATGACTTTGCTTATCCTGGTTTTTGGGGAGATTACTCCCAAATCGATAGCGGTTCATAATGCCGTGAGGTTTTCTAGGCTTGTGATAAGACCGGTCTACGTTTTATCAATTGCCCTTTATCCGGTTGGCCTATTCTTCACTTGGATAGCTACTCGAGTGCTGAGATTATTCCGCCTTGAGCCATCAACAGGTCCTTTGATTTCTCAGAGTGAACTACGATTGATGCTCCGAAGTGCTCAGGAATCAGGTGTCATTGAAGCTCAGGAACAAGAGATGATCGGGTCTATAATCGATCTTGAAGAGACGGTTGTCCGTGAGGTGATGACTCCGCGGGTTGACGTGGTGGCTATAGATGAGGATGCTAGGCTTGACGAGTTACTCAGTTTGACGACTGAAAATGGTTACAGCCGTGTGCCAGCTTATAACGAGACAATAGATGATATTCGGGGCATAGCCTATGCTCGTGATTTACTACCGTTTTTAGGTAATCCGGAAGATCTAGTTAAGACTCGCGTCAATGATGTAATGAGTCAACCCCAATATGTTCCGGAGACTTTAAGCGTGATGAATCTTCTTAGAGATATGAGATTGAGAAAGAATCACTTAGCAATAGTGGTCGATGAATTCGGTGGTACCTCCGGCCTGGTTACACTTGAGGACATTATTGAGGAAATTACAGGGGAGATTTACGACGAGACTGATACTGAGGAAGAAGACGATATTACGCTGTTTGGGGAAGGAAAATATAAGATCCAGGGAGCTGCCAACCTCGAGCAAGTAGCTGAGGAGCTCGGTTTGGAGTTTGCTGATGACGGCGAGTACGATACGCTCGCCGGCTTCCTAATAAGTGAGTTCGGATATATTCCCGATACGGGTGAATCCTTGCATTACGAAGGGTTCAGGTTCGTGGTCCAAGAGGCTGATGAGCGGCGCATCATAAGGATTGCGGCATCGAAAGATCAAGTGCAACCTGTTCCTGTGAGACGTGACAACGCTGCTTCTGAGTGA